The following are encoded in a window of Triticum urartu cultivar G1812 unplaced genomic scaffold, Tu2.1 TuUngrouped_contig_6199, whole genome shotgun sequence genomic DNA:
- the LOC125530279 gene encoding FCS-Like Zinc finger 2-like, whose protein sequence is MAASAACSFFFFDAEPLGEPGMPAQDACALCTKPLARDSDIFMYKGDTPFCSEECRDEQMQLDAIAARQAARRQQRFSSGTEARSGHQESRKVSVAS, encoded by the coding sequence ATGGCGGCTTCAGCGGCctgctccttcttcttcttcgacgCCGAGCCGCTCGGCGAGCCCGGCATGCCGGCGCAGGACGCGTGCGCGCTCTGCACCAAGCCGCTCGCGCGCGACAGCGACATCTTCATGTACAAGGGCGACACGCCCTTCTGCAGCGAGGAGTGCCGCGACGAGCAGATGCAGCTCGACGCCATCGCCGCCAGGCAGGCCGCCCGGAGGCAGCAGCGGTTCTCGTCGGGAACGGAGGCCCGGAGCGGGCACCAGGAGTCCAGGAAGGTGTCCGTCGCGAGCTAG